The Bacteroidota bacterium genome has a window encoding:
- a CDS encoding universal stress protein: MKSILVPTDFSDAALHAALFAASLARDTGTDLHLLNVYHLPNPLKTLPIELIVTPDELKSDTESALKQIAQELRSSVGASLNITLASRNGETRRAINDYATYAGAGLIVTGMKGKNAVQERLIGNTALELLRSSTVPVLSIPQTAEYRQLKTLLFATDGKSIPDPESVTLLRNLLNHHPAGLHIGCVQSPHDNFDRDQLMTSLNPLLSGMQATWHFLSDDDENTALEKLGREIGADWLALLPQKHSLFSRIFQQNHTRQLALHAGLPILALRNER; this comes from the coding sequence ATGAAATCCATTCTGGTTCCTACCGATTTTTCAGATGCCGCCTTACACGCCGCGCTTTTCGCCGCCTCCCTGGCTCGGGATACCGGAACCGATTTGCATCTGCTCAATGTTTACCACCTGCCCAATCCGCTAAAAACCCTGCCGATTGAACTGATCGTAACACCCGATGAACTCAAATCGGATACCGAATCCGCACTCAAACAGATCGCACAAGAACTGCGGTCTTCCGTCGGAGCCTCCTTGAACATTACACTTGCGAGCAGAAACGGTGAAACCCGGCGAGCGATAAACGACTACGCTACCTATGCAGGAGCCGGACTGATCGTAACGGGAATGAAAGGCAAAAACGCGGTGCAGGAAAGGCTGATTGGAAATACCGCGCTGGAATTATTGCGCAGCAGTACTGTTCCGGTGTTGAGCATTCCACAAACGGCGGAATATCGGCAACTGAAAACACTATTATTCGCAACGGACGGCAAGTCCATCCCGGATCCGGAATCCGTCACACTGCTCAGGAATCTGTTGAACCACCATCCTGCAGGATTGCACATCGGATGCGTTCAATCGCCGCATGACAACTTTGACCGGGATCAACTCATGACCAGCCTCAACCCGCTTCTTTCGGGCATGCAAGCGACCTGGCATTTTCTGTCCGACGATGATGAAAATACCGCGCTTGAAAAGCTCGGCCGGGAGATCGGTGCCGACTGGCTCGCCCTCCTGCCTCAAAAGCACAGTTTATTCAGCAGGATTTTCCAGCAAAACCACACGCGCCAACTAGCCCTGCATGCCGGCCTGCCGATTTTGGCATTGAGAAACGAAAGGTGA
- a CDS encoding YtxH domain-containing protein translates to MSNEGKSFWAFLGGVAIGALLGILFAPAKGEETREKMADAARDWSERAKRKAEDLRDTVNGKTAG, encoded by the coding sequence ATGAGTAACGAAGGCAAATCATTTTGGGCGTTCCTTGGCGGGGTAGCCATTGGTGCGTTGTTGGGCATCCTCTTCGCTCCTGCCAAAGGAGAAGAGACCCGGGAAAAGATGGCTGATGCCGCACGCGACTGGAGCGAGCGGGCAAAGCGAAAAGCGGAAGACCTGCGCGATACGGTAAACGGCAAAACAGCCGGCTAA
- a CDS encoding phage holin family protein → MEDNHPIDRIIDRVQDYVETRSRLSKLQAIDKGAELAGNVTANLILVFLFLLVFGFLSVAAAFALGEHFGKTWLGFLLVGGFYLLAGLIFYWKQEAWLKLPMSNSIIRHALKEEEHDEDEA, encoded by the coding sequence ATGGAAGATAACCATCCGATCGACCGCATCATCGACCGCGTTCAGGATTACGTTGAAACACGGAGCCGCCTGAGCAAACTTCAGGCAATCGACAAAGGAGCCGAACTTGCCGGCAATGTAACCGCCAACCTGATCCTTGTTTTCCTATTCCTGCTGGTTTTCGGTTTTTTAAGCGTAGCGGCCGCGTTCGCTCTCGGCGAACACTTCGGAAAGACCTGGCTGGGCTTCTTACTCGTTGGCGGGTTTTATCTGCTTGCCGGACTGATCTTCTATTGGAAGCAGGAAGCCTGGCTGAAGTTGCCCATGAGCAATTCCATTATCCGTCACGCACTCAAAGAGGAGGAACACGATGAAGACGAGGCATAA
- a CDS encoding phosphoribosyltransferase: MVADRVYLDRAEAAMQLLPLLHQYRGLDGVVVAIPRGGVPMGAIIARELGWPLDIALVKKIGHPENPEFAIGAVSSDDLFIDPEFRSIPGHYLEQRILEIRKSIQEKRLRYLGSVPPLPLLGRKVIVVDDGIATGHTLRMTLRLLRKQKPGELIVAVPVSSTRAAGMLEKECDTFLCLQRPDDFYGVGQYYANFQPVSDAEVVQLLRRYRK, encoded by the coding sequence ATGGTGGCTGACCGCGTCTATCTCGATCGTGCGGAGGCTGCCATGCAGTTACTGCCGTTGTTACACCAGTACCGGGGGCTCGACGGTGTCGTGGTTGCCATTCCGCGCGGGGGAGTACCCATGGGCGCGATCATCGCACGGGAGCTCGGCTGGCCGCTGGATATCGCCTTGGTTAAAAAGATCGGACATCCGGAGAACCCCGAATTCGCCATTGGCGCCGTGAGTTCCGATGACCTTTTCATCGATCCGGAGTTTCGTTCCATACCGGGCCATTACCTGGAGCAACGCATTCTCGAGATAAGGAAGTCGATTCAGGAAAAAAGATTGCGGTACCTCGGAAGTGTACCGCCGCTACCTTTGTTAGGAAGAAAAGTCATTGTGGTGGACGACGGGATCGCCACCGGTCATACCCTGCGCATGACCTTACGCCTTTTGCGCAAGCAAAAACCCGGAGAGTTGATCGTGGCAGTACCTGTTTCTTCGACCCGTGCTGCAGGAATGTTGGAAAAGGAATGCGATACCTTCTTATGCCTGCAACGTCCCGATGATTTTTACGGAGTGGGACAGTATTACGCGAACTTCCAGCCGGTCAGCGATGCGGAGGTGGTGCAGTTATTAAGGCGCTACCGGAAATAG
- a CDS encoding alpha/beta hydrolase: protein MIREEDGIQVEIPVGNSRLAGNLFLPEGADRCVIFAHGSGSSRFSPRNRRIAKLLFQSGIGSFLTDLLTASEDAVPELRFDIPLLTDRLVEITRSVNAIHAMDSVRLSYFGASTGAAAALLAAGRLPELVRAVVCRGGRTDLAGELVSRVRAATLLIVGEMDQPLIPINNQTYRLLRCKKEIVFIPGATHLFEEPGKLDEVGRLTAQWVLTNGG, encoded by the coding sequence ATGATCCGGGAAGAAGACGGTATACAAGTGGAAATCCCGGTCGGCAATAGCCGGCTGGCTGGCAATCTCTTTCTTCCGGAAGGCGCTGACCGCTGTGTGATCTTCGCGCACGGCTCGGGAAGCAGCCGTTTCAGTCCGCGTAATCGTAGGATCGCCAAACTCCTTTTTCAATCCGGTATCGGGAGTTTTCTAACCGACCTCTTGACGGCTTCGGAAGATGCCGTTCCGGAGTTGCGGTTTGATATACCCCTGCTTACCGACAGGCTGGTGGAAATAACACGTTCCGTTAACGCGATTCACGCGATGGATTCGGTCAGGCTCTCGTACTTCGGAGCGAGTACCGGTGCGGCGGCAGCCTTGCTAGCCGCTGGTCGGCTTCCGGAATTGGTGCGCGCGGTGGTTTGTCGCGGAGGACGTACCGACCTGGCCGGTGAGTTGGTGAGCAGGGTGAGGGCAGCGACCTTGCTCATAGTCGGAGAGATGGATCAGCCGCTCATTCCGATTAACAATCAGACGTATCGGCTCCTTCGTTGTAAGAAGGAGATCGTGTTCATTCCCGGCGCGACCCATCTTTTTGAAGAACCCGGCAAATTGGATGAGGTGGGTCGCCTCACCGCACAATGGGTCCTGACAAATGGTGGCTGA
- a CDS encoding DUF2892 domain-containing protein, which translates to MKKNMGTTDRVLRVIVAIVLAVLYYNGTITGTLGLTLIVLSVVFVLTSLVGFCPLYLPFGMNTCGKEKS; encoded by the coding sequence ATGAAAAAGAACATGGGTACTACGGATCGTGTCTTGCGGGTGATCGTCGCAATCGTACTGGCTGTGCTTTATTACAACGGTACCATCACCGGCACTCTCGGTCTTACGCTGATCGTCCTGTCGGTCGTTTTCGTCCTGACCAGCCTGGTCGGTTTCTGCCCGCTCTATTTACCGTTCGGGATGAATACCTGCGGTAAGGAAAAATCCTGA
- a CDS encoding Crp/Fnr family transcriptional regulator: protein MPTEIKIILDHFPIFSEQGLKEALAEVSLLQTFPSETTLIRENEPVRFLPLLIRGVVKVMRNDESGRELLLYYIRAGESCIASFNAAVFRRTSQIKAITEEESELLLVPVHALPDLMERFPTWNRFLFQLYHQRFEELLQSVNTIAFSPMEQRLELLLSRKVELTGKREIRTTHQELADELGTAREVVSRLLKRMEQDGKLSLARGEIRISE, encoded by the coding sequence ATGCCGACAGAAATAAAAATCATCCTCGACCATTTCCCGATCTTCAGCGAGCAGGGATTGAAAGAAGCATTGGCCGAAGTGTCCTTATTGCAGACCTTTCCTTCGGAAACGACCCTGATCCGGGAGAATGAGCCCGTGCGTTTTCTTCCGTTACTCATCCGGGGTGTGGTAAAAGTCATGCGCAACGATGAGTCGGGTCGGGAACTATTGCTGTACTACATACGTGCAGGCGAAAGTTGCATCGCTTCCTTCAATGCCGCGGTCTTTCGACGTACCAGCCAGATAAAAGCGATCACGGAGGAGGAGTCGGAATTACTGTTGGTTCCGGTCCATGCTTTACCGGATCTGATGGAACGTTTTCCTACCTGGAACCGGTTTCTGTTTCAACTTTATCATCAGCGGTTCGAAGAGTTGTTGCAATCCGTCAACACGATTGCTTTCTCCCCGATGGAACAGCGACTGGAATTGTTACTCAGTCGGAAAGTGGAGCTTACCGGCAAGCGGGAAATACGCACCACGCACCAGGAGTTGGCCGACGAGTTGGGCACGGCGCGGGAGGTGGTGTCCCGGTTGCTCAAACGGATGGAACAGGATGGAAAACTCAGCCTTGCCCGCGGGGAGATACGCATCAGCGAATGA
- a CDS encoding divalent metal cation transporter has protein sequence MSKPDREAEPKAGKSRAGKFSGFWNRLGPGLITGSSDDDPSGIATYTQAGARFGLATLWTSIITFPLMAGLQEMCARIGLVTSHGLMGVIRRHYPRWISFLVIVLSFPAITLNIGADLAGMGAVSTMLFPSIHPGIFSLGFAVLLVPAVILLSYNRLARVLKWMCLTLLCYLVVPFFADLDWQQVVHGTFLPDVSFSKEFLFILVGILGTTISPYLFFWQASVEVEEKEHRSVIVDKHVLAAVKADINYGMGFSGLVMYFIILSAGAILFPEGVRNIDTVEQAAAALKPLAGRYAYLFFAVGVIGTGLLAIPVLAGSLSYMIAEAFDWKYGMDKKFYEAKGFYLVLIVSVGIALLIHFSGLSAVRSLLYTAVLYGLTAPVLIGLILHICNNRSIMGEYVNGRLANLLGAIALVVMTVCAGALLFY, from the coding sequence ATGAGCAAACCGGACCGCGAAGCTGAACCGAAGGCAGGAAAAAGCCGTGCCGGAAAGTTCTCCGGTTTTTGGAACCGGCTTGGTCCCGGTCTGATCACCGGTTCGAGCGACGACGATCCTTCCGGCATTGCCACCTATACACAAGCCGGTGCACGATTCGGACTTGCAACTTTGTGGACCTCGATCATCACTTTTCCGTTGATGGCCGGCTTGCAGGAGATGTGTGCCCGGATCGGATTGGTCACTTCTCACGGCCTGATGGGTGTGATCCGGCGCCACTACCCGCGCTGGATCTCCTTCCTGGTCATTGTGCTTAGCTTTCCTGCCATAACGCTGAACATCGGTGCAGACCTCGCCGGAATGGGAGCCGTTTCGACCATGCTGTTCCCATCGATCCATCCCGGCATCTTTTCATTGGGATTCGCGGTCTTGTTGGTGCCGGCCGTGATCCTCCTTTCCTATAACCGCCTGGCGCGTGTACTGAAATGGATGTGCCTCACATTATTGTGCTACCTGGTCGTTCCGTTCTTCGCTGATCTGGACTGGCAACAGGTTGTACACGGTACGTTCTTGCCGGATGTCAGCTTCAGCAAGGAATTCCTGTTCATCCTGGTCGGGATACTGGGAACCACGATCTCTCCATACTTGTTTTTCTGGCAGGCCAGCGTTGAAGTGGAGGAGAAGGAGCACCGGAGTGTCATCGTGGATAAGCATGTGCTGGCAGCCGTCAAAGCCGACATCAACTATGGGATGGGCTTTTCCGGATTGGTCATGTATTTCATCATCCTCAGTGCCGGTGCGATCCTGTTCCCGGAAGGTGTCCGGAATATCGACACCGTGGAGCAGGCTGCCGCTGCACTGAAGCCACTGGCGGGGCGATACGCTTATCTCTTCTTTGCGGTCGGCGTGATCGGGACCGGTCTGCTCGCGATTCCCGTTCTCGCCGGATCGTTATCATACATGATTGCCGAAGCCTTCGACTGGAAATATGGCATGGACAAGAAGTTCTACGAAGCGAAGGGCTTTTATCTGGTCCTGATCGTATCGGTCGGTATAGCTTTGCTGATCCATTTTTCAGGACTCTCGGCCGTACGATCGCTCCTGTATACGGCGGTACTTTACGGACTGACCGCGCCGGTGCTGATCGGACTCATTTTGCATATTTGCAATAACCGCTCGATCATGGGCGAATACGTGAACGGTCGATTAGCGAATTTGCTCGGCGCGATCGCACTGGTCGTGATGACGGTTTGTGCAGGTGCACTCCTATTCTATTGA
- a CDS encoding ABC transporter permease, translated as MSGKRYLSPLLSPGIRDFFREAGEITRFALRFLKEIWVPPYEFREVIRQSYQIGFRSLSLVGLTTFIIGMVLTLQSRPTLVEFGAEAWLPAMVGISIIREIGPVITALICAGKIGSSMGAELGSMRVTEQIDAMEVSGTNPFKYIVVSRIVASTLMIPILVVIGDAIALFGSFLAVRVKGGVSLTLYFNQVFESLEFGDVIPSFIKAFFFGFAIGLVGCYKGYFSTKGTEGVGRAANSAVVIASVLIFVIDLIAVQITEFLGLI; from the coding sequence ATGAGCGGCAAGCGGTACCTGTCCCCACTCCTATCCCCCGGCATTCGGGATTTTTTCCGGGAAGCCGGCGAGATCACGCGTTTCGCCCTGCGCTTTCTGAAAGAGATCTGGGTCCCGCCCTATGAATTCCGCGAAGTGATCCGACAGTCGTACCAGATCGGCTTCCGCTCTCTCTCACTCGTTGGACTGACCACCTTCATCATTGGCATGGTGCTGACCTTGCAGTCGCGGCCGACACTGGTCGAGTTCGGTGCGGAAGCCTGGCTACCGGCCATGGTGGGCATCTCCATCATCCGGGAGATCGGGCCTGTGATCACGGCGCTCATTTGCGCGGGCAAGATCGGCTCCAGCATGGGAGCGGAACTGGGCTCCATGCGCGTAACGGAACAGATCGACGCGATGGAAGTATCAGGCACGAATCCTTTCAAATATATCGTTGTATCACGCATCGTGGCCAGTACGCTGATGATCCCCATCCTGGTCGTTATCGGTGATGCCATCGCGCTCTTTGGTTCCTTTCTCGCCGTTCGGGTAAAAGGGGGTGTCAGCCTGACCCTCTACTTCAACCAGGTGTTCGAATCACTCGAGTTCGGAGACGTCATTCCCTCCTTCATCAAGGCTTTCTTCTTCGGGTTCGCCATCGGGTTGGTCGGGTGTTACAAGGGTTACTTTTCTACGAAAGGAACCGAAGGCGTTGGTCGGGCCGCGAACTCGGCCGTCGTGATTGCCTCCGTCCTCATCTTCGTGATCGACCTGATCGCTGTTCAAATAACCGAATTCCTCGGACTCATCTGA